A DNA window from Hordeum vulgare subsp. vulgare chromosome 1H, MorexV3_pseudomolecules_assembly, whole genome shotgun sequence contains the following coding sequences:
- the LOC123416265 gene encoding acetylserotonin O-methyltransferase 1-like, translated as MAPTQDKHSSQELLQAQVDLWHHTLGFVKSMALKCAMELQIPNTIQQHGGSMTSSELATKIGLHPSKLPCLRRLMRVLIVSGIFVVHEVASPDKDVIYGLTRTANLLISDEVKSNIFHMLSLMLDTTTIAPFLSMHSWFLDRHSMSLFKKAHGLDVWEMADQDSSYNQQFNKAMVSDSNFLMDIILRECGHVFHGINSLVDIAGGHGGAAREIAKVFLQMKCIVLDLPHVVVEAPSDAHVSFISGDMFKNIPPADVVFMKWVFHGWGNEDCVKLLKNCKAAIPPREAGGKVIIVDMVVGSGPNEIVTRETQVLYDLLIMSFEGIERGELEWKKIFMEAGFSEYKIISVLGVRSVIELYP; from the exons ATGGCACCCACCCAAGACAAGCATAGCTCTCAAGAATTGCTCCAGGCTCAGGTTGATCTTTGGCACCACACATTGGGATTTGTCAAGTCCATGGCACTCAAATGTGCAATGGAACTGCAAATCCCTAACACCATCCAACAACATGGTGGGTCTATGACCTCTTCTGAGTTGGCCACGAAAATCGGACTCCATCCCTCTAAGCTTCCTTGCTTACGACGACTCATGCGTGTGCTCATCGTGTCAGGCATCTTTGTTGTCCATGAAGTAGCCTCACCGGATAAGGATGTTATTTATGGGCTTACCCGAACCGCAAACCTCCTCATTAGTGATGAAGTTAAATCAAACATATTTCATATGTTGTCTTTGATGCTTGATACAACTACCATTGCCCCCTTTTTGAGCATGCACTCATGGTTCCTAGATAGGCATTCCATGTCCCTGTTCAAAAAGGCTCATGGCCTTGATGTTTGGGAGATGGCTGACCAAGACAGTAGTTACAACCAGcaattcaacaaagccatggTTTCTGATAGTAATTTTCTCATGGATATCATCTTGAGGGAGTGTGGTCATGTATTTCATGGCATAAATTCACTTGTTGATATCGCTGGAGGCCATGGTGGAGCTGCTAGAGAAATTGCAAAGGTGTTCCTGCAAATGAAATGCATCGTATTGGATCTCCCTCATGTGGTTGTAGAAGCTCCCAGTGATGCCCATGTGTCATTTATTTCTGGCGACATGTTTAAGAACATTCCACCAGCGGATGTTGTTTTCATGAAG TGGGTTTTCCATGGTTGGGGCAATGAAGACTGTGTCAAGCTGTTGAAAAATTGCAAAGCAGCTATCCCTCCCAGAGAAGCTGGTGGGAAGGTGATAATCGTTGATATGGTAGTTGGATCTGGGCCAAATGAGATTGTAACAAGAGAGACACAGGTTTTGTATGATCTCCTTATCATGTCTTTTGAGGGGATTGAGCGAGGGGAACTTGAGTGGAAGAAGATATTCATGGAAGCTGGGTTCAGCGAGTACAAAATTATATCAGTGCTCGGAGTTAGGTCTGTTATTGAGCTCTACCCTTGA